The following coding sequences are from one Epinephelus fuscoguttatus linkage group LG5, E.fuscoguttatus.final_Chr_v1 window:
- the LOC125889377 gene encoding uncharacterized protein LOC125889377, giving the protein MPEESKHPAIIAKELHISDLIIRHIHQEVGHGGRNHVLSRLRQRYWIPAAGVAIRRILSKCVVCRRLHGATGQQQMADLPVDRVSPDEPPFSYVGVDYFGPFDIKRGRSLVKRYGVIFTCLVIRAVHIEVASSLDTDSFINALRRFIARRGQVKELRSDNGTNFIGAERELKRAIDGWNLEQINDTLSLKGIKWTFNPPTGSHHGGAWERLIRSIRGVLNATLRAQSLDEEGLQTVLCEVESILNSRPLTKESTDLNDLEALTPNHLLLLKTKPCLPPGLFHKEDSYARRRWKQVQYISDLFWKRWTKEYLPQLQECQKWTKVKRNFILGDIVLIVDDSAPRNSWVIGRVTEAVPDRRGLVRQVKIKTQTSVLSRPVTKICLLQESEQC; this is encoded by the coding sequence ATGCCTGAAGAGTCTAAACACCCAGCTATCATAGCTAAAGAGCTTCACATCTCAGACCTCATCATACGCCACATTCATCAAGAGGTCGGCCATGGTGGCAGGAACCATGTGCTGTCGAGGCTACGTCAACGCTATTGGATTCCTGCTGCGGGTGTTGCCATAAGAAGGATTTTATCCAAATGTGTTGTCTGTCGCAGGCTACATGGAGCCACTGGTCAACAGCAAATGGCAGACTTGCCTGTCGACAGGGTTTCACCAGATGAACCTCCCTTCAGTTACGTCGGGGTAGACTATTTTGGACCTTTTGACATCAAGCGTGGAAGGAGTCTTGTCAAACGATATGGAGTCATCTTCACCTGTTTGGTGATAAGAGCAGTGCACATTGAAGTTGCTTCATCTTTAGACACAGATTCTTTCATTAATGCCTTGCGACGCTTCATCGCAAGAAGAGGACAGGTTAAGGAGCTCCGCTCAGACAATGGCACTAATTTCATTGGTGCAGAGCGTGAGTTGAAACGAGCCATTGACGGATGGAACCTGGAACAGATCAACGACACACTCTCATTGAAAGGAATCAAGTGGACCTTTAATCCTCCTACCGGATCACACCATGGTGGAGCATGGGAGAGGTTGATTCGTTCCATTAGAGGGGTTCTTAATGCCACTTTGAGAGCACAAAGTTTGGATGAGGAGGGACTCCAGACAGTCCTCTGTGAGGTTGAGTCTATTCTCAATAGCAGACCCCTTACCAAGGAATCCACTGACCTAAATGATTTGGAAGCACTGACACCCAACCATCTTCTACTTCTCAAAACCAAGCCCTGTTTACCACCTGGTCTGTTTCACAAGGAGGACAGTTATGCACGTCGCAGATGGAAGCAGGTCCAATATATTTCtgatttgttttggaaaagGTGGACTAAGGAGTATTTGCCACAACTACAGGAATGCCAGAAGTGGACAAAGGTCAAGAGGAACTTCATTCTCGGGGATATCGTGCTAATAGTGGACGATTCCGCTCCTCGGAATTCCTGGGTCATTGGAAGAGTCACTGAGGCGGTGCCAGACAGAAGAGGATTAGTGCGGCAGGTCAAAATTAAGACCCAGACCAGCGTTCTTAGTAGACCTGTGACCAAGATCTGTCTTCTTCAGGAGTCGGAACAGTGTTGA
- the LOC125889379 gene encoding uncharacterized protein LOC125889379 — protein sequence MHSEDSGSHFPTHPPNTFYRATSLHLLEAMAQFIHLLLLLGMCHVAATYVLERQVWLLEGSSATFPFPKDRTIKYCGRGGSKCQCVSGRCKPNNASLPGVTVTDSDLTITSFTRENDQINLCYDSRKTECVHLYVSVGCSESHYITFAKGQPKHNVTTVADCRRLCTEDPTCQYFTFYKPNTACFLMTSRDDMLIQLHSYAVSGNDCAPVNPTSVPPGPTPPQPSDEEEEAPVNPTSVPPGPTPPQSSDEEEEAPVNPTSVPPGPTPPQPSDEEEEAPVNPTSVPPGPTPPQPSDEEDKEEGPKCQQMVFWS from the exons ATGCACAGTGAAGACTCCGGTTCACATTTCCCTACCCACCCTCCAAACACATTTTACAGAGCCACAAGTCTTCATTTATTGG AAGCCATGGCACAGTTCATCCATCTCTTGCTGCTGCTGGGTATGTGTCATGTTGCAGCAACATATGTTTTAGAAAGACAGGTGTGGCTGCTGGAGGGAAGCAGTGCCACTTTCCCATTTCCTAAAGATCGGACCATTAAATACTGTGGCAGAGGAGGCAGcaagtgtcagtgtgtttcaggCAGGTGTAAGCCCAATAATGCCAGCCTCCCCGGAGTCACAGTGACTGACAGCGACCTGACCATTACCAGCTTTACGCGAGAGAATGATCAGATCAACCTCTGCTATGATTCCAGAAAGACTGAATGTGTGCATCTTTATGTGTCAGTAG gTTGTTCAGAGTCGCATTATATTACGTTTGCAAAAGGTCAACCCAAACACAACGTGACGACTGTTGCTGACTGCAGGAGACTCTGTACTGAAGATCCCACCTGCCAATACTTCACATTTTATAAACC CAATACAGCATGTTTCCTGATGACATCAAGAGATGACATGCTGATACAACTTCATTCATATGCTGTCTCAGGGAACGACTGTG CTCCAGTGAACCCAACATCAGTCCCTCCTGGTCCGACCCCTCCCCAACCCtcagatgaggaagaagaag CTCCAGTGAACCCGACATCAGTCCCTCCTGGTCCGACCCCTCCCCAATCCtcagatgaggaagaagaag CTCCAGTGAACCCAACATCAGTCCCTCCTGGTCCGACCCCTCCCCAACCCtcagatgaggaagaagaag CTCCAGTGAACCCAACATCAGTCCCTCCTGGTCCGACCCCTCCCCAACCCTCAGATgaggaagacaaagaagaag GTCCAAAATGCCAACAAATGGTATTCTGGAGCTGA